TCCACTCTCGTCTTCACTCCATACTTACTCAGAAGATAGGTATAACGATAGTCGTAAGGATTATAGGATGTGGGGGAACTATTGATGAGATAGATATTGCGTAAATTGGCAAATTGGAGAATACCTTTGATATTGTTAGGATGCAAGCGTCCTATCTCATCCATCATGCAATGTACAATGAAATCACCACTCTTTCGGGCTGCCTTTTTCTTAAAGACGTTGATGAGCATGATATTGACCATTGCCTTCACAAGAATGTCCGTACCATCTGACCCTACATTATTAATACGCTCGACCCAGTTCGTGTCGTTATCGTTTTCCTTTACTCGAAATTGTAAGCGGAATGCGTCACTCAATGATACAGATGAACGATTCGGTTCGTTCTGCAACTGATGAGATAAACTCTTCAGATAATCCACGACCTTGAGGTTCACTTCATCCCGATTATTGCTTGAGAAAAGATTAAGTTCACCGATAGAGAGCGCATTTTCTACGGTATAATCATGAATGGATATAAGCAGTTGCATGAGCTTGTCTGAGGATTCATTCGCTCTTAGCTCAATGCTCTTGATGACTCCAGCAAAGTTCTTTTCTACAAAATCACGATTGATGTCAAGTATCACTCCGTCCACATCCGATCTACGTTTCATCAGCGAACCAATTTCGGTTGAGATACGTCCCAAAATGTCTTTATAATGCTCGCTGGTACGTCGGCGGAACTCATCGATTTTGTTATTGTCCATGAACTCCTGCAAATCAACGGCAATTTGCAGATAATCATTGTCCGTCACAGGCATCGTGTTGAAACGGAAAGTATTTTGAGGCTTGAAGTTGCGATTGAAACTAACCACTATATCTTTAAGTTTGTCGATTGACTCGCGTTTTTGATTGACAGTACCTCTAAGTTGGCTCAGGAGTTGCTGACAATCCAAATGTGTCTCCATTGTCTTGTCATCAGAGAGATAAGTGTCGGGTACCAAATGTTCGTTCTCGACCATTTGATGATAAAAGTTCAACCCCTCTTTTCTGTGCGCCAGCTCCTTGAGGACTATATGCTGACGCTCTTCCATTTCTCTGCATTTTTTCTCGATGCGTGTTCGTTTATCCTCATAACGCTGGCGTATCATAGAGAGTCGTTGCTCGATAGTCTTAATCGTTTTTCTGATTTCCGGCTCCTTGGCAAAAAGGTTTTGTTCAGCGTCGCGATACCTGATAACAATAGAACGTTCCTCTTCAATCCTCGCCAACAATGTCTGCAAATCCTTCAAAGCTTTACGATATTGTTCAAGCAAATCCATATCAACACCTTTGCCTGCAAGTTCTGCTTTCTGTTGTTCATCGAGTTGCTTCTTCTGTACGGCAAACTCCTTATAACGCACGGTCGCTTCCGCATTTTGTGATTCGTTAAAAATGCGCAGTTCCTCATCAAGTGCTTTTGAGGTTTTACCGAATGAGGAGTCAAGGTTTTTAAGTTCTTTTTTATTCCTTGCTTCATTTTTCTCACGGACATCCTTCTCCGATTGCACGTTTAGCAGAGCTTCGTTGAAGGAACGTTCACGGATCTCTTTTTCTTGAGCAATCTGTTCCAGTTCTTCCATCTCCAGCTTATGCCGATGGTTTTGCAGATTTTGTCGTTTGACAGGTATTTGTTCTTCTTCCACCTTTAACAAAGTTACATTCTGCCGAAGCGGATTGAGTTGTGTCGCATATTTTTTTCCGAGTTTCGATATCTCTTCCTCAAGGGTAATAGGCGATTGCATGAGCTGGCGGTTTATTTGCTTCACTTGCTCTTCCAAGTTCTTTTTCTCCAATCTATACTCGTCAGGCGTACGATGCACGGAGGCTATATTGTCTAGGTTCAACCTTATCCCGAACAAGTTGTCAGATGCAACACAAAACTGAGGTTCAAGCCCTTGTGCGTATAGGACCCGTTCTTCGTCAATCACTTTGCCTATCGTGTTTTCCCAGCCTTCCGTATTCTCGCAAAGCCATTTATAAAAAGAGCCGTCTAAATGGGTAAGCAAATTATTAATCTTTGCAATTTGTTCCCTGATTTGTGTCCGGTCGGCTTCAAGCCGTTCCTGCTCACGTTGTGAGGCATGTTTTATTTCAGCCTCTTTCATCTCATACTCGGCGATAATCTGTGTTATCTGGCTTTTTACCGCTATCTGTTGTGCGGTATTCTCTTTCTCTTTCAAATTCAGCTGTTGAAGTTGTTCATCCGTTTGCTTTATTTCATCGGCCATAGGATGCCAATGACGGAGTTCCTTCAACGCACTATCAGCCCTGTTTTGTTCGGCCAACAAGACTTGTAAACGCTCATCAGACTCATGTCGCCAATTGTCGAACGCTTCCATAATCTGATTTCTATTCTTGGAACGGTCTTCTTCTAGTCTCTTACGCTCTATCTGGAGTATGGCTTGTTTTTGATAATATGCCTCTTTTTGAACATTTTCGAATGCTTGACGCGCATTCTCCAGTTTAGCCTTTGCAATGTTGTACTTTTCCTCTATTGAAGCATGCGTTTTCAATAAATCATCCAATAGAGTTTGTTTATTAATCGCTTCTTGCTTGATCGCAGACTCCCGGTCGGAAAGAGAGAGTTTGTCTTCAATGCCAAGAGCATCGAAATCCTTCCTTGCCTGTGCTATTTCTTTCAGTTTGCTTTTCTTGGCGCCAAGTTCTTGATTGAGCGAGTCTTTTTCTTTATCATAGTCAGTTGTAAGTTCTTTCTTACGACTATGTTCCTTTTCTATGGCCGTTTTAACTTCTTCCGCTTCCACTTCCAATAGTGGTATCCGTTGCTCGCTATATGCTACCGCATGATTCATCATATGCCATACATCCGACAATTGTTGGTCGAGCGCGACAATTTTGCGACCTTGTTCGGCAATATTCAATGCCTGTTGGCGCACCGGATAATTGCCGTCACGTGTTTGACGGAACCAGCAATCAATTTCATCATACTCTCGTTCAAAGTTTGAAACAAGTCGTCTGTAGGTTTGTAAATCAATGGGCAAATCTTCATCTGTCATGGATTGTATGATCGTGTTCTTTACAAAGTCTGCATCCAGTTTGGTATTCAGAAATACGTTTTGAATGCTTCGCGGGATATTCTGATAATGCGAACTCTGAACTAAAGAATAACGTGCGTATTTATGGTCATGTGTATTGCCGAAGATAATATCTTTGAACATCACACCGGATTCTATTCTTGCAGAAACCCCTACATTCTTGTCTATACGTTCACGAATCTTCACCCAATCACTCAACACCTGCTTGTCTTCGGTAATGAACCATTCACGTTGATAGGGTGCATCTATAAATCGCCATGAAGCACGTCCTTGGTATCTGCTGACCAATATGGTATATGCGCCATTATCACGCATCACCTCATAAAGTATATACGAATTTGACTGGCGAAAATAGAATTCATCAAACGACTTCTGTCCCTGTTGAATACCTAAACGGTGTTTGTCGGCATTATAGAAAAACAGCAATGCCCTCAACACAGTACTTTTGCCCACACCTTGTGTTCCTGTAAAATGTACATTGCCATCCACGGAAATCTCAGCATAAGGGATATTAGCACTATTAATAAAAATAAT
The nucleotide sequence above comes from Bacteroides intestinalis DSM 17393. Encoded proteins:
- a CDS encoding ATP-binding protein, which codes for MKYLNKIIFINSANIPYAEISVDGNVHFTGTQGVGKSTVLRALLFFYNADKHRLGIQQGQKSFDEFYFRQSNSYILYEVMRDNGAYTILVSRYQGRASWRFIDAPYQREWFITEDKQVLSDWVKIRERIDKNVGVSARIESGVMFKDIIFGNTHDHKYARYSLVQSSHYQNIPRSIQNVFLNTKLDADFVKNTIIQSMTDEDLPIDLQTYRRLVSNFEREYDEIDCWFRQTRDGNYPVRQQALNIAEQGRKIVALDQQLSDVWHMMNHAVAYSEQRIPLLEVEAEEVKTAIEKEHSRKKELTTDYDKEKDSLNQELGAKKSKLKEIAQARKDFDALGIEDKLSLSDRESAIKQEAINKQTLLDDLLKTHASIEEKYNIAKAKLENARQAFENVQKEAYYQKQAILQIERKRLEEDRSKNRNQIMEAFDNWRHESDERLQVLLAEQNRADSALKELRHWHPMADEIKQTDEQLQQLNLKEKENTAQQIAVKSQITQIIAEYEMKEAEIKHASQREQERLEADRTQIREQIAKINNLLTHLDGSFYKWLCENTEGWENTIGKVIDEERVLYAQGLEPQFCVASDNLFGIRLNLDNIASVHRTPDEYRLEKKNLEEQVKQINRQLMQSPITLEEEISKLGKKYATQLNPLRQNVTLLKVEEEQIPVKRQNLQNHRHKLEMEELEQIAQEKEIRERSFNEALLNVQSEKDVREKNEARNKKELKNLDSSFGKTSKALDEELRIFNESQNAEATVRYKEFAVQKKQLDEQQKAELAGKGVDMDLLEQYRKALKDLQTLLARIEEERSIVIRYRDAEQNLFAKEPEIRKTIKTIEQRLSMIRQRYEDKRTRIEKKCREMEERQHIVLKELAHRKEGLNFYHQMVENEHLVPDTYLSDDKTMETHLDCQQLLSQLRGTVNQKRESIDKLKDIVVSFNRNFKPQNTFRFNTMPVTDNDYLQIAVDLQEFMDNNKIDEFRRRTSEHYKDILGRISTEIGSLMKRRSDVDGVILDINRDFVEKNFAGVIKSIELRANESSDKLMQLLISIHDYTVENALSIGELNLFSSNNRDEVNLKVVDYLKSLSHQLQNEPNRSSVSLSDAFRLQFRVKENDNDTNWVERINNVGSDGTDILVKAMVNIMLINVFKKKAARKSGDFIVHCMMDEIGRLHPNNIKGILQFANLRNIYLINSSPTSYNPYDYRYTYLLSKYGVKTRVEKLLKRIK